The Nitrospira sp. KM1 genome includes a window with the following:
- a CDS encoding TonB-dependent siderophore receptor yields the protein MCQVSVCLVIRVLILVIGLAVPVQTVRAQEVAMAESSEVIETQEVVVSATKTETPIREVTSAVEVISGEQMQQRKVRTVAEALRWAQGMAVFQSGGPGTNVDVRMRGGTPEQTLVLIDGAIVNSATLGTYDFANLTSDNIERIEILRGSQGMMWGSDAMGGVINITTKRGRETPNVSGFAEYGSFNTIREGATVSGKKGPVDVAASLTRWDTASFSAINYRRGASERDGFHNWQGSVRLGVDLPKDGRLDFNFRWMDGITNLDGFAFTDPADVLGAKTQSKQHVFSGSYMQPITDWWSQKLTLARATDNLVTSSGTLQRNLVTGFEDTPFAFNSEISTTSNRIEWQHDFQVAKPVMLTAGYQFREQLGEFVDTLNGTSLIPNKGVSSNAGFAEAKLNLWDRLFGTAGIRQDEYNVFGSATTYRVTAGYLVKETGTKLRGSYGTGFRAPTINQLFFPDFGNPNLKPEKSKGLDIALDQSLFNDRVLLSAGYFWTRYQNLILSVFDPAGCPPGGFGFCAQNIGAARADGLEASAKIQVVRDRPWIKSLDVQFQYTYTNTENLTDNANTRLPKWPLHQWSTIVSYQPVESFRANLEGRYIGQRFNDTFNDQPISSFYVWNASATYDVSKSVQIYGRADNIFGRRYEEVLYFGTPIKSIFGGVRINFDVPL from the coding sequence ATGTGTCAGGTTTCCGTCTGCCTTGTCATTCGTGTGCTGATTCTTGTGATCGGCCTCGCGGTTCCCGTTCAGACCGTCCGTGCGCAAGAAGTTGCGATGGCCGAGTCATCCGAAGTCATAGAAACTCAGGAAGTGGTCGTCAGTGCCACAAAAACGGAAACTCCCATAAGAGAAGTTACGAGCGCCGTCGAAGTGATCTCCGGCGAACAAATGCAACAGCGCAAGGTCAGAACCGTGGCTGAGGCGTTACGATGGGCGCAAGGGATGGCCGTATTTCAAAGCGGCGGACCGGGAACGAATGTGGATGTGCGGATGCGGGGAGGAACACCGGAGCAGACGCTCGTTCTGATCGACGGCGCCATCGTCAACAGTGCCACACTGGGCACCTATGATTTTGCCAATTTGACGAGCGACAACATTGAACGCATCGAAATCCTGCGGGGCAGTCAAGGCATGATGTGGGGTTCGGATGCCATGGGCGGCGTGATCAATATCACAACGAAACGTGGACGAGAGACGCCGAACGTCTCGGGCTTTGCAGAGTACGGATCGTTTAATACGATTCGCGAAGGGGCCACCGTTTCGGGAAAGAAGGGACCGGTCGATGTAGCCGCATCCCTCACTCGGTGGGATACAGCCAGCTTTTCCGCCATCAATTACAGACGCGGTGCAAGTGAACGGGACGGGTTTCATAACTGGCAGGGTTCAGTCAGGTTGGGAGTCGATCTTCCGAAAGACGGACGACTGGATTTTAATTTTCGTTGGATGGATGGAATTACGAACTTAGATGGATTCGCATTCACTGATCCTGCCGACGTGCTTGGCGCAAAAACGCAAAGCAAGCAGCATGTCTTTTCCGGCTCATATATGCAACCGATCACGGACTGGTGGTCGCAAAAGCTGACGTTGGCACGAGCAACCGATAATCTGGTGACGAGCTCTGGAACGCTTCAGCGTAATCTGGTCACTGGGTTTGAGGATACTCCGTTTGCCTTCAACTCCGAGATCAGCACCACCAGTAATCGAATCGAGTGGCAGCATGATTTTCAGGTTGCCAAGCCGGTAATGTTGACGGCGGGGTACCAATTTCGCGAGCAGCTTGGAGAATTTGTCGATACTCTGAACGGTACAAGCCTCATTCCTAACAAAGGCGTGAGCAGTAATGCAGGATTTGCCGAAGCCAAACTCAATTTATGGGACCGTCTGTTTGGAACAGCAGGGATTCGGCAAGACGAATACAATGTATTTGGAAGTGCGACTACATACCGTGTCACAGCTGGTTATCTAGTCAAAGAAACCGGAACCAAGTTGCGCGGCAGCTATGGAACTGGCTTCCGTGCTCCGACGATCAATCAGCTATTCTTTCCCGACTTCGGCAATCCAAATTTGAAACCGGAGAAAAGCAAAGGTCTAGATATTGCACTCGATCAATCGTTGTTTAATGACCGGGTACTGTTAAGCGCCGGGTACTTTTGGACCCGGTATCAAAATCTGATCCTGTCGGTGTTTGATCCAGCCGGATGTCCACCGGGAGGGTTTGGGTTTTGTGCTCAGAATATCGGAGCAGCTAGGGCGGATGGACTTGAAGCAAGTGCCAAGATCCAAGTGGTTCGTGACCGTCCTTGGATCAAGAGCCTGGACGTGCAGTTCCAATACACGTATACGAACACCGAAAATCTGACTGATAATGCGAACACCCGGCTGCCCAAATGGCCGCTCCATCAATGGTCAACCATAGTCAGCTATCAGCCTGTCGAATCGTTCAGAGCCAATCTCGAGGGCCGATATATTGGGCAGCGGTTCAATGATACATTTAATGATCAACCGATTTCGTCTTTTTATGTCTGGAATGCGTCGGCCACCTATGACGTCAGTAAGTCCGTCCAAATCTATGGAAGAGCCGACAATATTTTTGGCCGCCGGTATGAAGAAGTCTTGTATTTCGGAACGCCCATCAAATCGATATTCGGCGGGGTAC
- a CDS encoding ABC transporter ATP-binding protein, with the protein MNASVEMNLPAENESQGSVPHAFDVRGLHFRYGKQDQAASPWIIRNVNFHVESGQILGIVGPNGSGKTSLLKLFARIARPSKGSIELFGHSLWDLTPDKVARSVAFVPQESDLSFPFTVAETVLMGRFPHRHHSYWDMGFGWDRRDDRAIAQQAMETMDVWGLAGRAVTELSGGERQRVIIARALAQDTKILLLDEPTAFLDLQHQVEMCALLRRLKRDSSMTIVLVSHDLNIASQSCDRVAVMKDGAIQALGSPEHVMRADVLRQVYSCDVLIDRHPESGLPRITLPGDRSAQSSS; encoded by the coding sequence GTGAACGCCTCCGTCGAGATGAATTTGCCGGCAGAGAACGAGTCACAGGGATCGGTCCCGCATGCGTTCGACGTTCGCGGCTTGCATTTCCGCTATGGGAAACAAGACCAGGCCGCTTCACCCTGGATCATCCGAAACGTCAATTTCCATGTCGAGTCAGGTCAAATCCTGGGAATCGTCGGGCCCAACGGGTCCGGAAAGACATCTCTGCTCAAACTATTCGCGAGGATTGCCAGACCCTCGAAGGGTTCCATCGAATTATTTGGACACTCTTTGTGGGATTTGACTCCGGATAAGGTTGCACGGTCCGTGGCATTCGTGCCCCAAGAATCCGATTTGTCATTTCCGTTTACCGTAGCCGAAACAGTTCTCATGGGGCGATTTCCGCATCGCCATCATTCCTACTGGGACATGGGATTTGGCTGGGACCGCCGAGACGATCGAGCGATCGCGCAACAGGCAATGGAGACCATGGATGTCTGGGGGCTTGCCGGACGAGCCGTCACGGAGCTCTCGGGCGGCGAGCGGCAACGTGTCATCATCGCCCGCGCGCTCGCTCAAGATACGAAGATCCTGTTATTGGACGAACCGACCGCATTTCTGGATCTGCAGCATCAGGTTGAGATGTGCGCGCTCCTGCGCAGGCTGAAACGCGACAGCAGCATGACGATTGTCTTGGTCTCGCACGATCTGAATATCGCCAGTCAGTCCTGCGATAGAGTTGCGGTAATGAAAGACGGGGCTATCCAAGCTTTGGGCTCGCCGGAACACGTCATGCGGGCCGATGTCTTGCGCCAGGTTTATAGTTGCGATGTCCTGATCGACCGGCATCCGGAATCTGGACTTCCACGGATTACATTACCGGGAGATCGATCCGCTCAGAGTTCGAGTTGA